Proteins found in one Phocoena sinus isolate mPhoSin1 chromosome 5, mPhoSin1.pri, whole genome shotgun sequence genomic segment:
- the HAUS3 gene encoding HAUS augmin-like complex subunit 3 isoform X1 yields MSCGKEFVETLKKIDYPKAGTLNGEDFDWLFETVENESFLKWFCGNVSERNVLSEEELEAFSILQKSGKPILEGAALDEVLNTCKTSDLKTPTLNDKELEKLEDEVQTLQKLKTLKIQRRNKCQLMASVTSHKSLRLNAKEGAANKKLKQSQRILNATNTKISNELHALTDGVAKLLVFFRHSNLGQGTDPLVFLSQFSLEKYLSQEEQSTAALTLYTKKQFFQGVHEVVESSNEENFQLLDIHASSICENQEVLEERRLEMARLQLAYICAQHQLIHLKARNLSLKSSVKWAEENLHSLTSKVLGKDILDAKISSLNSEILKLEEQITHIKDKILPAVVRENAQLLNMPVVKGDFDLQIAKQDYYTARQELVLNQLIKQKASFELVQLSYEIELRRHLDIYRQLENLVQELSQSNLMLHHQLEMLTDPSVSQQINPRNTIDTKDYSTHRLYQLLEGENKKKELFITHGNLEEVAEKLKQDVSLVQEQLAVSAQEHSFFLSKLNNDVDMLCDALYQGGNQLLLSDQELMEQFHQVESQLNKLNHLLTDILADVKTKRKILASDKLHQMERELYVYFFKDEDYLKDIVENLENRSKIKAVGLED; encoded by the exons ATGAGTTGTGGAAAGGAGTTTGTGGaaacgttaaaaaaaattgattatcCCAAAGCTGGTACTCTTAATGGGGAAGATTTTGACTGGTTGTTTGAGACTGTTGAAAATGAATCATTTTTGAAGTGGTTTTGTGGGAATGTGAGTGAACGGAACGTATTATCTGAAGAGGAATTGGAAGCTTTTAGCATTCTTCAGAAATCAGGCAAGCCCATCCTAGAAGGAGCAGCGTTGGATGAAGTTCTTAATACCTGTAAAACTTCTGATTTGAAGACACCTACCCTGAATGACAAAGAGCTGGAGAAATTAGAGGATGAGGTTCAAACTCTGCAGAAATTAAAGACCCTGAAAATTCAGCGACGTAATAAATGCCAGTTGATGGCTTCAGTAACTAGCCACAAGTCTCTGAGGTTAAATGCTAAAGAAGGAGCAGCCAATAAGAAGCTGAAGCAGAGTCAGCGAATTCTAAATGCTACCAATACTAAGATCAGTAACGAGCTTCACGCTCTTACTGATGGAGTTGCAAAATTACTGGTGTTCTTCAGACATTCGAATTTGGGTCAGGGGACAGATCCACTGGTGTTTTTATCTCAATTTTCATTGGAAAAATATCTAAGCCAAGAAGAGCAAAGCACAGCAGCATTAACCTTATATACCAAAAAACAGTTCTTTCAAGGTGTACATGAAGTAGTTGAAAGTTCAAACGAAGAAAATTTTCAACTTTTAGATATACACGCATCCTCTATTTGTGAGAATCAAGAAGTTCTTGAGGAGAGACGACTAGAGATGGCTAGGCTGCAGCTGGCTTATATTTGTGCTCAACATCAGTTAATTCACTTGAAAGCAAGAAATTTGAGCCTGAAGTCAAGTGTGAAATGGGCAGAGGAGAATCTTCATAGCCTCACTAGCAAG GTTCTTGGCAAAGATATTTTGGATGCCAAAATTTCTAGCTTGAACAGTGAGATTCTGAAACTTGAAGAACAAATCACTcatataaaagacaaaattttgcCTGCTGTGGTAAGAGAGAATGCCCAGTTATTGAATATGCCAGTTGTAAAGGGAGATTTCGACCTGCAGATTGCTAAACAAGACTATTACACAGCAAGACAAGAGTTAGTTTTAAATCAGTTGATAAAGCAAAAGGCATCATTTGAACTTGTACAATTATCTTATGAAATTGAATTGAGAAGGCATTTGGACATATATCGTCAGCTTGAAAACTTGGTTCAAGAACTTAGTCAAAGTAATTTGATGCTCCACCACCAATTAGAAATGCTGACAGACCCATCTGTATCTCAGCAGATAAATCCAAGGAATACCATTGATACCAAGGATTATTCTACTCATAG GCTTTATCAACTTTTAGAaggagagaataagaaaaaagaattgtttaTAACCCAtggaaacctggaagaagtggCTGAGAAATTAAAACAGGACGTTTCTTTGGTACAAGAGCAGTTAGCAGTATCTGCTCAAgagcattctttctttctgtccaaaCTAAATAATGATGTGGACATGCTTTGTGATGCTTTGTACCAAGGAGGAAATCAGCTTTTGCTTAGTGATCAG GAGTTAATGGAGCAGTTTCATCAAGTTGAATCTCAGCTAAATAAGCTAAATCATCTTCTTACTGATATTCTTGCTGAtgtgaagacaaaaagaaaaattttggcATCTGATAAACTGCATCAAATGGAAAgagaattatatgtatatttttttaaagatgaagattaTCTGAAAGATATTGTGGAGAATTTAGAAAACCGGTCAAAGATTAAGGCTGTTGGTCTTGAAGATTGA
- the HAUS3 gene encoding HAUS augmin-like complex subunit 3 isoform X2 — MSCGKEFVETLKKIDYPKAGTLNGEDFDWLFETVENESFLKWFCGNVSERNVLSEEELEAFSILQKSGKPILEGAALDEVLNTCKTSDLKTPTLNDKELEKLEDEVQTLQKLKTLKIQRRNKCQLMASVTSHKSLRLNAKEGAANKKLKQSQRILNATNTKISNELHALTDGVAKLLVFFRHSNLGQGTDPLVFLSQFSLEKYLSQEEQSTAALTLYTKKQFFQGVHEVVESSNEENFQLLDIHASSICENQEVLEERRLEMARLQLAYICAQHQLIHLKARNLSLKSSVKWAEENLHSLTSKVLGKDILDAKISSLNSEILKLEEQITHIKDKILPAVVRENAQLLNMPVVKGDFDLQIAKQDYYTARQELVLNQLIKQKASFELVQLSYEIELRRHLDIYRQLENLVQELSQSNLMLHHQLEMLTDPSVSQQINPRNTIDTKDYSTHRS; from the exons ATGAGTTGTGGAAAGGAGTTTGTGGaaacgttaaaaaaaattgattatcCCAAAGCTGGTACTCTTAATGGGGAAGATTTTGACTGGTTGTTTGAGACTGTTGAAAATGAATCATTTTTGAAGTGGTTTTGTGGGAATGTGAGTGAACGGAACGTATTATCTGAAGAGGAATTGGAAGCTTTTAGCATTCTTCAGAAATCAGGCAAGCCCATCCTAGAAGGAGCAGCGTTGGATGAAGTTCTTAATACCTGTAAAACTTCTGATTTGAAGACACCTACCCTGAATGACAAAGAGCTGGAGAAATTAGAGGATGAGGTTCAAACTCTGCAGAAATTAAAGACCCTGAAAATTCAGCGACGTAATAAATGCCAGTTGATGGCTTCAGTAACTAGCCACAAGTCTCTGAGGTTAAATGCTAAAGAAGGAGCAGCCAATAAGAAGCTGAAGCAGAGTCAGCGAATTCTAAATGCTACCAATACTAAGATCAGTAACGAGCTTCACGCTCTTACTGATGGAGTTGCAAAATTACTGGTGTTCTTCAGACATTCGAATTTGGGTCAGGGGACAGATCCACTGGTGTTTTTATCTCAATTTTCATTGGAAAAATATCTAAGCCAAGAAGAGCAAAGCACAGCAGCATTAACCTTATATACCAAAAAACAGTTCTTTCAAGGTGTACATGAAGTAGTTGAAAGTTCAAACGAAGAAAATTTTCAACTTTTAGATATACACGCATCCTCTATTTGTGAGAATCAAGAAGTTCTTGAGGAGAGACGACTAGAGATGGCTAGGCTGCAGCTGGCTTATATTTGTGCTCAACATCAGTTAATTCACTTGAAAGCAAGAAATTTGAGCCTGAAGTCAAGTGTGAAATGGGCAGAGGAGAATCTTCATAGCCTCACTAGCAAG GTTCTTGGCAAAGATATTTTGGATGCCAAAATTTCTAGCTTGAACAGTGAGATTCTGAAACTTGAAGAACAAATCACTcatataaaagacaaaattttgcCTGCTGTGGTAAGAGAGAATGCCCAGTTATTGAATATGCCAGTTGTAAAGGGAGATTTCGACCTGCAGATTGCTAAACAAGACTATTACACAGCAAGACAAGAGTTAGTTTTAAATCAGTTGATAAAGCAAAAGGCATCATTTGAACTTGTACAATTATCTTATGAAATTGAATTGAGAAGGCATTTGGACATATATCGTCAGCTTGAAAACTTGGTTCAAGAACTTAGTCAAAGTAATTTGATGCTCCACCACCAATTAGAAATGCTGACAGACCCATCTGTATCTCAGCAGATAAATCCAAGGAATACCATTGATACCAAGGATTATTCTACTCATAG GAGTTAA